TAATTCTATAAAACATATCTCCTATGCAATCGTCACATACATTAGCTgatgttgtttgtgttttttttttttcttttttgtttttttttttgaccgccAGTACATCACTAAAACACATTATTGATTTATAATTGACAGACATTTGCAAATTTACACTCACCTTACTTGTAACACTTGTTTCAGATTGTCTGGCAGGAGCAACTTGTGCAACTTTTCTTGAAAACACGGTTGACAGAGTGTTAATGAAACTAGATTTGCCGGATCCAATTACTCCTATGAGCAATATATTATACTGTTTGATATTTAATTCAGGACGGGGTTCCATTTCGATAAGTTTCTGTTTCTTACGAATGAATTCTTCACcctaaaattgataaaattttgtaattgaaTTACCGGTACCAAAACTGAAAGCTTTTACATATAATTATGACACTTTTGTTGATTCAAAATGGTTTGAAACGTTTAGTCATGCAGAGCATAATTGTTTTTTAATGCAAAGAATAGTAGTGTATTTTATTTAGCTTTGGTACGCAACGTAACACAGTTTAGACTCTTCAATGCTGTTTCTGACACAAGCCGTTCCAAGGTGATGCGTTACTGTGCTCTTTAAGTACTCTAAACGTTCTCGAATTTTTTTACCTTCTGTACGTATTTTGATTAACTGCATACATCGCTGATGTTTTCTTTTCGGGGTGGGTTTTTTTGCCGAAATGTGGCTATACTATTGgatctttatttttgtttctaatgtTATTTTATGCAGAACCATTTCATATAAGCATTACCTCCAATATTGGCAACCACATTTCTGATAGTTCGTCATCTGaaattaattttacaaagaaatgtaaacaatgttGTCTTCTTGAAGAGCAGACAAGGAATGCATctgaattaaatatttaatgagcaatacaaatttttaacaaataaaactacatttaaacagAGAAGTGAATTGCTTTGTAAATCGTTTTATTTTACCGTTTCTAGCATTATGtcgattttcttttattataattattcttGATTTTCGACTAATAAAGATATTTAATCGCAAACAGTTTAAGAAGTTATATCGAGTTATACCTTAAGCAAAATAGTATAACATATACcttttaatttactttaaaatcaaattCTACCTAATATGATATGAAGGTAATGTTAACAGAATAGTTAGGAAGATATGTCATAAATCATAAATTTAACCGATAACAATAATCCGAAAGAATTAGAACATATTGTCGTCTTTAAAAAATACTGCTTTCATAATAGAATCCATATTTAACGTACGCATAGGTTATTGTCATCATATTTATTGTGTCAGTGAAGACCAGTATATAAGAAAACGTCAGAAATATATACAGTTACGTACCTGGTCTCAACTGAATCCAGCCAGTTCAGTCTCAGTCTTGCAATAATTGCCATCTTTGTGAGCTTAATATATTGTTTGCTTTAGGGGAAAAATATACATAATGCTTAAagtcatttattttcatatttaaagttCTTTTATCACTCACCTACAACCTGGTACACTTCAATTCTTTTTACTATCATTTGTCCTGAATTTATATCTTTCgttttaattttttcttgttCACGGTCATATTCAGGTGTACCAAGACCCTGAGCGCCACTCACGTCTCCAGGACTGCGTTCAACACCATAGGCGGAGTTTACATTTAACGAGCCATTCAGAAGCATGTATTTATCTTTGGCTGTGGGCTCCCCATCCCTAGGTGTGGACTCCTTATCCTTAGGTGTGGACCCTTTATCTTTAGGTGTGGAACCATCTTTTTTGAATGCTTGAAGGTCGTAATTCACAAGTGTGCCTCCCCCAAATGTTGGACCAAAGTTTGAGTCACATGTGATTGCAATTTCTGCCTTCTTTTTCTTAATAGGGAGAAAGATACATTTTGCACCAGCATTCTcgtattttgcaaataaaaatgcattttcatctTTAACCTTTCTGCTTTTGTTTGAACTCCAGTTTTTAGACGTATAGCCGCCAAATAGGGTATTATATTTTCCATACAAGAGTGTCACTGTCGGACCTTTTGCATCACAGTTTTCATGGAACTCCTTCACGTCTGGTTTGTCAGTGGCTTTGTATAGCAACACAAAGGCTTTTTTGTTTATTCCCCCACTTATCCTTGCACCAATGACCTCTAGAAGACTTCCTGCGTCACTCATGACCAGGCTGTCActtcaaattaatgaaaataaaaatgataaatgaataatGAGAAAATGAACAGTTTCTTATTTTATCGAATTTGATAAATGTATTCCATCAATTTTGCACTAATTGTTTTTATATCTTCTAAATAACTTTGGTAATGTAATGTCAGTTGAAGATAAAGCATTTCAGACATTGACAGGTTCATGTGTAGAAATAAGAAATGTGTCATTTTACTACTTCTTTTAAAGGTTATaacataaacatatttacaacGATTGTCTATCTGATGATTTCCGGaatgttttgttaataatgcGCATGAGCTTTTTATGTCTTCacgattttttatattttttttttgccctagGTAAAGCGCGCATGAGCGAAAATTTACTACCGTTGCTATGGATCGCGCAAAATGTAAATCAATCTTAAATATCAGTCAAACACCAAATTGCAGGGTACGTATTCTCCAATTTTTTATCGGATTACACTATCTTTAAATTCACAATATAaagtgttacaaaaatatttgacttattttaattctaatcacattataaaaaaatagtgaagaaactTAAAAGTGGCACtagaaatatttatcaattctTACGGCAAAACGTCTTATTTAAATTAAGATCTTGAACATTTTGAAACCTACTTTACATCTTTGTTGAAACTTCAGTGTTATATCAGTAAAAATAGATTGAAACGTTTTAATCATAACAAAGAACATATCAAAGAAATAATTGAATTCTTCTTTTAAAGTAACAGTGCATACCTaacatattgatttgaaacttattaactttttgccagagaaataaaatataacataataatgATTAAAAGTGTTACCTTTTTACAGAATATGTAAGACCAAATTTCACTTTTTAGCTTTGTGAAAAGGTATTTAGATATAGATTATATTTATTACGTATTAATTTATTCGTGTGACCGTCCCTCTTGAGTTCCCCGAGTTAACATATATCTTACTTTTATCTATAAACAGATTTCATGATCTGTCTTCTTTTGTATTGCGTACTTAGATTTTGAATGTTTATAGATAATACGAAGACTTCTGTCTTAAAGTTTAAGTATTTAAGGATGTGGTAAATCCTCAACTTAAATGATTTAAGACAGAATTACGGAATTACAAGTGCCTGCGCAAATACGTCCGATGTACTTTGCCACGCAAAACAAACTCTTAATTCAAAATGGTGAAGATGATAATGTAAAACGAAAAGCTCGTCAATGACGTCTTGACGTGCATCTGATCCCGTAGAAACAGTTTGGAATTTTTATGATTGATCTTAACTCCTTTTTAATGTCTTAAACTTTTATAATCAATTTTGTAAATAGTTActtatacatgtttttttccagttattaggtatatttattaaaaattatagagGTTTAAACAtcaataaatatttctgttaGGTAGTAAGATATTACTTAAATGCCAtacacaaattatttcaattttaaaattgccATTTTGTATGCACATTTACAGACCTAAGACGGATTCAAAGTTATCTTTGCCAGAGTTTGCGCAAATTTTCggtttaaatcaaatatattgaaaaacaagTTTATCAGGTATTTTAAACCACAACAAATTACATTACCTAAAATTCGAAATGCGACGTGATTACCTTAAATGTCAACTTTCTTTTTGCTACGAATTTATGTATGAATATGTCGTGCTATTTCACTTGAgtataaaaatacagaaatgaaaCGATCTTAAACAATGTCCTTTGTTCAAATCTTGAGTTGATAAAGCACATCATGAATTTAAACGACGAAAAACGTACTATTGACTGACTAAACGTAAGAACTGATATAAAGATATAGTCACTGAAACGAAAATGGGAATATCCTGGCAATTGGTAAAGTTTGACGGATCTTGCAGCATGTAAGAATATTATATGGGGCCTTTGCTGCAATCTCTGGCTAGCTTTGTGGAACATTTGACGTCATGCTTTTCTCCTACTGTTAACACATAAACTTAGATCAACGTCTCTACCTTTACATGATAAATATTGCCGAGAAAAAATTCTTACAGTCAGTATAGAC
The genomic region above belongs to Mercenaria mercenaria strain notata unplaced genomic scaffold, MADL_Memer_1 contig_882, whole genome shotgun sequence and contains:
- the LOC128554932 gene encoding uncharacterized protein LOC128554932 translates to MSDAGSLLEVIGARISGGINKKAFVLLYKATDKPDVKEFHENCDAKGPTVTLLYGKYNTLFGGYTSKNWSSNKSRKVKDENAFLFAKYENAGAKCIFLPIKKKKAEIAITCDSNFGPTFGGGTLVNYDLQAFKKDGSTPKDKGSTPKDKESTPRDGEPTAKDKYMLLNGSLNVNSAYGVERSPGDVSGAQGLGTPEYDREQEKIKTKDINSGQMIVKRIEVYQVVDDELSEMWLPILEGEEFIRKKQKLIEMEPRPELNIKQYNILLIGVIGSGKSSFINTLSTVFSRKVAQVAPARQSETSVTSKVKAYVLKSEKGEPLNIRIFDVRGFEDERGYDDELELLLDGKLPIGYEFQDNPELNTIPEKKETKPMLDDKIHIVCFVHGNQNFETLTTQLNERFNSIKKTISRKDLPMVVVATKYDKICPKIARDIDHIYKSPKAENAALKTAAFYGVVTNHVFPVVNYVSEQETKDGIDKLALKALYEMCQLIEAHLGHHEDIVETPDDWTEREKLLPVLSNSTEKDAALVKIHDKLSELDNKKLLILMVGTVNCGSTPCHPLS